Proteins found in one Sorghum bicolor cultivar BTx623 chromosome 1, Sorghum_bicolor_NCBIv3, whole genome shotgun sequence genomic segment:
- the LOC8062464 gene encoding protein NETWORKED 1A, with translation MAATSPNNIRRKYSWWWDSHISPKNSKWLQENLSDMDSKIKLMIKIIEEDAESFAKRAEMYYRRRPELMTLLEELYRAYRALAERYDHAAGELRQAHRKIAEAFPDQVLMDLDDDLPAETSSIGTDMDNPDMAPYFLSFINASDLKRHAKDDQDYERLHKELASLSQENQDLKDRISSMLEQGNKAECEILHLKESLAQQEAEKEAAVSLCQQSTARLQNLKSEIMHTQEKFNRLKEEMQTEPQPLRKGDEHFFLLERANQDLHLELDNLKLLLKQKHDELNEKQAGLEKLHISTEEEHLKRMQAEMAQLSLEKQLSLAQDKLRHLALEKQVEVHKIKEIETSKVVLQKELQKILEENQKLNDQSHSSSAVIIRLQDEIISMKNVQRRLEEEIFQHVEEKKTLQHELSHLKEDRSDLERKHSTIKEQIESVNLNVECLQALAQELRDGNVELKEIVKNHESIELVHIDNLRKLERMSETNAHLEKSLSAATAELEGLRENKVALEESCMHFRSKISTHQSERAVLLAQIEVVSQTMEELLEKNVFLENSLSDANAELESLRMKLKELKESSEALQNQNSLLQSEKRTLVHQVEGITVTLLNLERQYKELGRRHSDLQKEKDSVLDEVIKIQEQIRLERKEHENCTQSSNTRFDALQKKISLLLEEGRNREVQLGEEELKIVKAQIEIFVLQQCLNDMVEVNSEIAAQLQKNKEICKVQEGKMYSLSQHNQKLTEGIDSVVRVLHLDQKYESLDQMKLEIIVQLILNEISCLLNNISDAQDVKQNELVEKSLVVTLLEHFGQEVADLRSERNVLRHDQQIKNEELLQLQREKEELMKISDEFLEEVEARNHKVDELKAEAKFLVVRLSELQESRRSLQSEITKLLQSNSFLSNELNDSIEKQKMFEHDFSNLVTEAVSKDILSVIFRSLHEERTLQLKSLHNNFGCLQSAGSELYQEIKMMNKRLGDIEIENKYLGKELSRIMSVYGGSIVQTATGKGNLGRRDLLNSSRKTQQDYHVNMEVEQQDEVSSADFQESNEMLHDEVRKLRGEVEMLRSKEKAAFNIKSCDEEIMKLLANMQMAIMNAALFKEKVLELIITCESFEISAMVQKEVLKEEIIQRNSYVDELKDKLNAVEIENRRLKVDLNGDFTMLGSLQSEVNALEEQTLSLANERLQTNKLSMEENALSPHLVKTTTRSSGEENALRMVKSMELQKLHGTIKALQKVVTDTGVLLEQERLDFNANLQEAKKQIEVLKLKEILDDDIIEMNYEQMLKDIQLDLIQTSSGRKTSPFGQEKKNVAQLDDKMVNSRGTIGPSHGHVADDFRPPQSESFGRENNLMVVKELSIDKQELPRPLATEPHEEWRNKVVERLSSDAQRLSTLQSSIQELKTNAETSEELELESVRYQIREAEGTIMQLIDTNSKLSKKAEEFTSPDGLDAENSDLRSRHQRKILERARKMSEKIGRLEVEMQKVQQALLKYEEEQNSRKTSKALQRRSKVQLVEYLYGRRRDSRKQQRNSPCGCMRAKTIDD, from the exons ATATGGACAGTAAAATTAAGCTGATGATCAAGATCATTGAAGAAGATGCTGAATCATTTGCAAAAAGAGCTGAAATGTACTACCGAAGGCGGCCTGAGCTGATGACCTTACTTGAGGAGCTGTACCGTGCATACCGAGCTTTAGCAGAAAGATATGACCATGCAGCAGGAGAACTCCGACAAGCACATCGAAAGATAGCAGAAGCATTTCCTGATCAGGTTCTAATGGACTTGGATGATGACCTTCCAGCAGAAACTTCTTCCATTGGAACTGACATGGACAATCCAGACATGGCTCCATATTTCCTCTCTTTCATCAATGCTAGTGATTTGAAAAGGCATGCTAAAG ATGACCAAGATTATGAGAGGCTGCATAAAGAACTAGCAAGCTTATCACAGGAAAACCAAGACCTCAAGGACAGGATCTCGTCCATGCTAGAGCAGGGCAACAAGGCTGAGTGTGAGATTCTTCACCTCAAGGAGTCCCTTGCTCAACAAGAAGCAGAGAAGGAGGCTGCAGTTTCACTGTGCCAGCAATCAACTGCTAGATTACAAAACCTGAAGTCTGAAATTATGCATACCCAGGAGAAATTCAACAGGCTGAAAGAGGAGATGCAAACTGAACCGCAACCCTTGAGGAAAGGAGATGAACATTTCTTTTTACTTGAAAGAGCTAATCAGGACTTGCACTTGGAGCTAGATAATCTGAAACTTCTGTTGAAACAAAAGCATGATGAACTAAATGAAAAGCAAGCCGGGTTGGAAAAGCTTCATATCTCTAcagaagaagagcatctcaagcGCATGCAAGCAGAAATGGCACAGCTTTCTTTGGAAAAACAATTATCACTGGCACAAGACAAACTGAGGCATTTGGCTCTTGAGAAGCAGGTTGAAGTACACAAGATAAAGGAGATCGAAACAAGCAAAGTTGTGCTTCAGAAAGAACTGCAGAAGATTCTTGAAGAGAACCAAAAGTTGAATGATCAAAGTCACTCTTCTTCGGCAGTGATAATTCGTCTGCAGGATGAGATAATTTCTATGAAAAATGTGCAACGAAGACTGGAGGAAGAGATTTTTCAGCATGTGGAGGAAAAGAAGACACTTCAACATGAGCTTTCTCATCTTAAAGAGGATAGGAGTGACTTGGAGAGGAAACACTCTACAATCAAGGAACAGATAGAATCTGTGAACTTGAATGTAGAATGTCTACAAGCACTTGCACAAGAGCTGAGGGATGGCAATGTTGAGCTGAAAGAGATTGTCAAGAACCATGAGAGCATTGAACTTGTGCATATTGATAATCTGAGAAAGTTGGAGAGGATGTCAGAGACAAATGCACATTTAGAGAAGTCTTTGTCAGCTGCCACAGCTGAGCTTGAGGGATTGAGGGAGAACAAAGTGGCATTAGAAGAATCGTGCATGCACTTCAGATCCAAGATTAGCACTCATCAGTCTGAGCGAGCTGTTCTTCTTGCGCAGATTGAGGTAGTTTCTCAGACCATGGAAGAGCTACTGGAGAAGAATGTATTCTTGGAGAATTCATTATCTGACGCTAATGCTGAACTTGAGAGTTTAAGGATGAAGTTGAAAGAACTGAAAGAATCTTCAGAGGCACTCCAAAATCAGAATTCTTTGCTTCAATCTGAGAAGAGAACTCTTGTCCACCAG GTTGAGGGCATCACTGTAACTCTGCTGAATTTGGAAAGGCAATACAAAGAATTAGGAAGGCGACACTCAGATCTGCAGAAGGAGAAGGACTCGGTGCTTGATGAAGTGATCAAGATACAGGAACAGATAAGGCTTGAGAGAAAGGAGCATGAAAATTGTACACAGTCAAGCAACACTAGATTCGATGCACTACAGAAAAAGATTAGCCTATTGCTAGAAGAGGGTAGGAACAGAGAGGTGCAGCTTGGAGAGGAGGAGCTCAAGATTGTCAAAGCTCAGATAGAGATATTTGTCTTGCAGCAGTGTTTGAATGACATGGTGGAAGTAAATTCTGAAATTGCAGCACAACTGCAAAAGAACAAAGAAATATGCAAGGTCCAGGAGGGGAAAATGTACAGCTTATCACAGCATAATCAGAAACTAACTGAAGGGATTGATTCAGTAGTGAGAGTATTGCATCTGGATCAGAAGTATGAATCCTTAGACCAAATGAAGCTTGAAATCATTGTACAGCTCATCTTAAATGAGATAAGCTGCCTGCTGAATAACATATCCGATGCCCAGGATGTGAAGCAGAATGAGCTTGTTGAGAAGTCACTTGTTGTTACACTTCTGGAGCATTTTGGGCAAGAGGTGGCTGACTTAAGGTCAGAGCGGAATGTCTTGAGGCATGATCAGCAGATAAAGAATGAGGAACTGCTCCAGCTGCAGAGAGAAAAGGAGGAACTTATGAAGATAAGTGATGAATTCTTGGAAGAGGTGGAGGCTCGTAATCACAAAGTGGATGAGCTAAAGGCTGAGGCGAAGTTCTTAGTTGTAAGGCTCTCGGAACTGCAAGAGTCTAGGAGGTCATTGCAAAGCGAGATCACCAAGCTATTACAATCGAACTCTTTTCTATCAAATGAACTAAATGACTCCATTGAGAAACAGAAGATGTTTGAACATGATTTCAGCAATCTTGTTACTGAAGCTGTCAGCAAAGATATTCTTAGTGTGATTTTTAGAAGCCTTCACGAAGAGAGGACATTGCAGCTGAAGTCTTTGCATAATAACTTTGGCTGTCTGCAATCAGCCGGCAGTGAGCTTTATCAGGAGATCAAGATGATGAACAAGAGGCTTGGAGACATAGAAATTGAGAACAAGTACCTTGGCAAAGAACTAAGTAGAATTATGAGTGTTTATGGTGGATCTATTGTGCAAACTGCAACAGGAAAAGGAAATCTAGGGCGAAGAGACCTTCTGAATTCTAGCAGGAAAACCCAACAAGATTATCATGTAAATATGGAAGTGGAACAACAAGATGAAGTTAGCAGTGCTGATTTTCAGGAATCAAATGAAATGCTACATGATGAGGTGCGTAAGTTAAGGGGTGAAGTAGAAATGCTCAGGAGCAAGGAGAAGGCTGCGTtcaacatcaaatcttgtgatgAAGAGATAATGAAATTGCTGGCTAACATGCAAATGGCTATCATGAATGCAGCTCTGTTCAAGGAGAAGGTCCTTGAGCTCATCATAACATGCGAGAGTTTTGAGATAAGTGCCATGGTACAGAAGGAGGTTCTGAAGGAAGAAATCATACAAAGAAATTCGTATGTAGATGAGCTAAAGGACAAACTAAATGCTGTTGAGATTGAGAACAGAAGGCTGAAGGTCGACCTAAATGGTGATTTCACAATGTTAGGGTCATTGCAGTCTGAAGTCAATGCCTTGGAGGAACAAACCTTGTCCCTTGCCAACGAACGCTTGCAAACAAATAAGCTCAGTATGGAG GAAAATGCATTATCTCCTCACCTTGTGAAGACCACAACACGATCCAGTGGCGAAGAAAATGCATTGAGGATGGTGAAGAGCATGGAGCTGCAGAAATTGCATGGAACAATCAAAGCCCTTCAGAAGGTGGTCACAGATACTGGTGTCCTCCTGGAACAAGAGAGGCTTGATTTCAATGCCAATTTGCAAGAAGCGAAGAAGCAGATTGAGGTGCTAAAGCTCAAGGAGATCTTGGATGATGATATAATTGAAATGAATTACGAGCAGATGTtaaaagacatacagcttgaccTCATTCAAACTTCTTCAGGCCGGAAAACTAGTCCATTTGGTCAGGAAAAGAAAAATGTAGCACAACTAGATGACAAGATGGTAAACTCACGTGGCACCATCGGGCCAAGCCATGGACATGTGGCTGATGACTTCAGACCGCCGCAAAGTGAGTCATTTGGGAGAGAGAACAATTTAATGGTTGTGAAAGAGCTCAGCATTGACAAGCAAGAGCTACCGAGGCCACTTGCCACGGAGCCGCACGAGGAGTGGAGAAACAAGGTCGTAGAAAGGCTGTCTTCTGATGCCCAAAGGCTTAGCACCCTCCAATCCAGCATCCAAGAACTTAAAACAAACGCTGAAACATCTGAAGAGCTAGAACTCGAGAGCGTCAGGTACCAAATAAGAGAAGCTGAGGGTACCATCATGCAGCTGATCGATACCAACAGTAAGCTGTCCAAGAAGGCTGAGGAGTTTACGTCTCCTGATGGTCTCGATGCGGAAAACAGTGACTTGAGGAGCAGACATCAGCGTAAGATCTTGGAGCGTGCAAGGAAGATGTCTGAGAAGATTGGGAGGTTGGAGGTGGAAATGCAGAAGGTCCAGCAGGCTCTGCTGAAATACGAGGAGGAGCAGAATAGCAGAAAGACCTCAAAAGCCCTGCAGCGGCGGTCCAAAGTGCAGCTCGTAGAGTATCTCTATGGTCGACGGCGGGACAGTCGCAAACAACAGCGGAACTCGCCTTGTGGTTGCATGAGAGCGAAAACCATCGATGACTAA